One genomic window of Fusarium verticillioides 7600 chromosome 2, whole genome shotgun sequence includes the following:
- a CDS encoding hypothetical protein (At least one base has a quality score < 10) → MSSSEINQVLANSLSPDANLRNAAEQQLTQAAESNFPLYLATLVQELANDSADGSIRAAAGIALKNAFTTRDFARHQELQAKWLQQTDDETKNRVKELTLQTLNSSNTQAGTAAAQVISSIAAIELPRGQWNDLLPFLVKNVSEGADHQKQSSLTTIGYICESQDAELRGALVTHSNAILTAVVQGARKEETNIEVRLAAITALGDSLEFVGNNFKHEGERNYIMQVVCEATQADDSRIQQGAFGCLNRIMALYYENMRFYMEKALFGLTILGMKSDDEDVAKLAVEFWSTVCEEEISIEDDNAQVESSDQMRPFYNFARVAANEVVPVLLLLLTKQDEDATDDEYNLSRAAYQCLQLYAQAVGATIITPVLQFVEGNLRHEDWHNRDAAVSAFGAIMEGPDEKVLDPIVKQALPILITMMDDQSLHVKDSTAYALGRITEACSEAIDPQAQLPTLIESLFKGLLSSAKMAPSCCWALMNLAERFAGDLGASSNAITPHFNNAVSSLLDVTARTETETSVRTAAYEVLNVFVQNAASESLQPVASLSDVIIKRLEETVPLQNQVVSVEDKITLEEMQNSLCTVLQAIISRLDKEIIPQGDRIMQILLQILNSVGGKSSVPDAVFATISALSTAMEEDFVKYMDAFAPFLYNALGNQDEPSLCSMAIGLVSDITRSLGERSQPYCDNFMNYLLNNLRSTTLANQFKPAILQCFGDIAGAIGGHFETYLSVVAQVLEQATTVTASPEGPYEMYDYVVSLREGIMDAWGGIIGAMKVSEKTQALQQYVPLIFNALSIIASDMNRSESLMRASMGVIGDLADAFPDGQLVDAFRQDWLTVMIKETKTNREFQPRTIETARWAREQVKRQLGGSQAVMAN, encoded by the exons ATGTCGAGCTCAGAGATAAACCAGGTGCTCGCAAATTCGCTTTCGCCTG ATGCGAACCTGCGAAATGCTGCCGAGCAGCAACTTACCCAAGCCGCTGAGAGCAACTTT CCCCTTTACCTCGCAACCCTCGTACAAGAGTTAGCAAACGACTCTGCCGATGGCTCCATCAGAGCTGCTGCCGGTATCGCCCTCAAGAACGCCTTCACAACCCGAGACTTTGCTCGTCATCAGGAATTGCAAGCGAAATGGCTCCAGCAAACAGAtgacgagaccaagaacagGGTCAAGGAGCTCACGCTCCAGACTCTTAACTCTTCCAACACCCAAGCTGGTACTGCCGCCGCCCAGGTCATTTCTTCTATTGCTGCTATCGAGTTGCCCCGTGGCCAGTGGAACGATCTGCTACCTTTCCTTGTCAAGAATGTGAGCGAGGGTGCCGACCACCAGAAGCAATCTTCTTTGACCACCATTGGCTACATCTGCGAGAGCCAAGATGCTGAACTGCGCGGGGCTTTGGTAACACACTCAAATGCTATTCTGACTGCTGTTGTGCAAGGAGCCCGAAAGGAGGAAACAAACATCGAGGTTCGCCTCGCTGCCATCACCGCCCTTGGTGACTCGCTCGAATTTGTCGGCAACAACTTTAAGCACGAGGGAGAGCGAAACTACATTATGCAGGTCGTCTGCGAGGCCACACAAGCCGACGACTCGAGGATACAACAGGGCGCCTTTGGCTGCCTTAACCGAATCATGGCCCTTTACTACGAGAACATGCGATTCTATATGGAGAAGGCCTTGTTTGGTCTTACCATTCTTGGCATGAAgtccgatgatgaggatgtcgCGAAGCTGGCTGTTGAGTTCTGGAGTACTGTTTGCGAAGAGGAGATCTccatcgaggatgacaacGCCCAAGTAGAGAGCTCTGACCAAATGCGCCCTTTCTACAACTTTGCCCGCGTTGCTGCTAATGAAGTCGTACCGGTTCTCCTActtctcctcaccaagcAGGACGAGGATGCCACCGATGACGAGTACAACCTGTCCCGCGCTGCTTACCAGTGTCTGCAGCTGTACGCACAGGCCGTTGGTGCTACGATCATCACACCCGTTCTTCAGTTTGTTGAGGGTAACCTACGTCACGAGGACTGGCATAACCGAGATGCTGCCGTATCTGCTTTTGGCGCTATCATGGAGGGTCCTGACGAGAAGGTCCTGGATCCTATCGTCAAGCAGGCCCTGCCTATCCTCATTacgatgatggatgatcaATCCCTGCATGTCAAGGATTCAACTGCATATGCCCTCGGCAGAATCACCGAGGCATGCTCCGAGGCCATTGATCCTCAGGCACAACTGCCCACCTTGATCGAGTCGCTCTTTAAGggtcttctcagcagcgcCAAGATGGCACCCTCATGCTGTTGGGCCCTTATGAACTTGGCTGAGCGTTTTGCCGGTGATCTCGGCGCTTCTTCTAACGCTATCACCCCCCACTTTAACAATGCCGTCAGTTCCCTGCTGGACGTTACTGCTCGCACAGAAACTGAAACCTCGGTGCGAACCGCTGCTTATGAGGTTCTCAACGTTTTTGTGCAGAACGCTGCTTCCGAAAGCTTGCAGCCAGTTGCCTCTCTCTCTGATGTAATCATCaagagacttgaagagacTGTTCCTCTCCAGAACCAGGTCGTCAGtgtcgaggacaagatcacTCTTGAGGAGATGCAGAACAGCTTGTGCACTGTTCTCCAGGCTATCATCTCTCGCCTTGACAAGGAGATCATTCCTCAGGGTGATCGTATCATGCAAATCCTtcttcagatcctcaacagcgTCGGTGGAAAGTCTAGCGTTCCTGATGCCGTTTTCGCTACCATCAGCGCTCTTTCCACTGctatggaggaggatttcGTCAAGTACATGGATGCCTTTGCCCCATTCCTGTACAACGCTCTTGGAAACCAGGACGAGCCCAGTCTCTGCTCCATGGCTATTGGTCTGGTCAGCGACATTACTCGATCTCTGGGCGAGCGCAGCCAGCCTTACTGCGATAACTTCATGAACtacctcctcaacaacctcagg AGTACCACTCTGGCCAACCAATTCAAGCCTGCTATCCTGCAGTGCTTTGGTGACATTGCTGGTGCCATCGGTGGCCACTTCGAGACATATTTGTCCGTAGTTGCCCAGGTTCTGGAGCAAGCTACAACTGTTACCGCTTCTCCAGAGGGCCCTTACGAGATGTACGACTATGTCGTCTCCCTTCGTGAGGGTATTATGGATGCCTGGGGCGGAATTATTGGCGCCATGAAGGTCAGCGAGAAGA CACAAGCTCTCCAGCAATACGTccctctcatcttcaacgctctCAGCATTATCGCTAGTGATATGAACCGAAGCGAATCCTTGATGCGGGCTTCCATGGGCGTTATTGG TGACCTTGCTGATGCCTTCCCCGATGGCCAACTGGTTGACGCTTTCCGACAAGACTGGCTCACTGTTAtgatcaaggagaccaagaccaaccGGGAATTCCAGCCCCGAACCATCGAGACCGCCCGTTGGGCCCGCGAGCAGGTTAAACGCCAACTGGGTGGCTCTCAGGCCGTTATGGCCAACTGA
- a CDS encoding 6-phosphofructokinase produces the protein MAPKKKIAVMTSGGDSPGMNAAVRAVVRMSLHMGCDAYCVYEGYEGLVQGGDFIRQMQWNDVRGYLSEGGTLIGTARCMAFYERPGRLTAAKNMVLSGIDALIICGGDGSLTGADKFRAEWPSLLEELVSKGELSTEQIVPYKHLNIVGLVGSIDNDLTGTDATIGCYSALARICEMVDYVEATASSHSRAFVVEVMGRHCGWLALMAGVATGADFVFIPERPREHDWQEDMKVVVRRHRDLGKRKTIVIVAEGARDKDGNKIGAEEIKNILADKSEGGLALDTRITTLGHVQRGGTAVAYDRMLATLQGVEAVKAVLEATPETETPFIAINENKIVRKPLMQAVAETKELAKAVDAKDFEKAMSLRDAEFADQWGSYMLTTNVMVDDSKLPEKDRMRIGFINVGAPAGGMNAAVRAAVAYCLSKGHEPLAIHNGFAGFARHHDDKPIGAVRPFDWLEVDGWASKGGSEIGTNRELPGESGMELIANLIEEHHFDALFLVGGFEAFHSVSQMRKARKEYPSLCIPMVILPATISNNVPGTEYSLGSDTCLNELVNYCDKIKQSASATRRRVFVIETQGGRSGYIATLAGLDVGASAVYIPEEGISLEMLNSDVNHLKEVFKKDKGQSRAGRLILVNEKSSKVYNAKLIADIIREEAHDRFESRESIPGHVQQGGVPSAMDRCRAVRLAIKCIQHLEGFGRNAHNHVKRDPKSASVIGIQGSEVVFNAMEELEEHGTDWPNRRPATAHWLGLSEVVDMLAGRPDYPKPEKSLTGLIAKDTKRGL, from the exons ATGGccccaaagaagaagatcgccgTTATGACTTCGGGAGGTGACTCCCCAGGCATGAACGCTGCTGTCCGAGCTGTTGTGCGCATGTCCCTTCACATGGGTTGCGACGCCTACTGCGTCTACGAGGGATATGAGGGTTTGGTACAGGGAGGCGACTTCATCCGACAGATGCAGTGGAACGATGTCAGAGGCTACCTCTCTGAGGGTGGTACACTTATTGGTACTGCTCGATGCATGGCTTTCTACGAGCGTCCTGGTCGGTTAACGGCCGCCAAGAACATGGTTCTTTCTGGCATTGATGCTCTGATCATCTGCGGTGGTGACGGCTCCTTGACTGGCGCTGACAAGTTCCGAGCTGAGTGGCCTTCTCTCCTGGAAGAGCTCGTTTCCAAGGGAGAGCTGTCTACAGAACAAATAGTACCTTATAAGCATCTCAACATTGTCGGTCTCGTCGGCTCCATCGACAATGATCTCACAGGAACCGATGCAACCATTGGTTGCTACTCAGCACTCGCCCGTATTTGCGAGATGGTCGATTACGTCGAAGCGACTGCCTCTTCACACTCTCGTGCTTTCGTCGTCGAAGTCATGGGCCGGCATTGTGGTTGGCTGGCCCTCATGGCCGGTGTCGCAACTGGTGCAGACTTTGTCTTTATTCCTGAGAGGCCTCGTGAGCATGATTGGCAGGAAGATATGAAGGTCGTTGTGCGAAGG CATCGAGACCTTGGAAAGCGCAAGACCATTGTCATTGTCGCTGAAGGAGCCCGCGACAAGGACGGCAACAAGATCGGCGCCGAAGAAATCAAGAACATCCTAGCCGACAAGAGTGAGGGCGGTCTTGCTCTTGATACACGTATTACCACCCTCGGCCACGTCCAACGAGGCGGTACTGCCGTCGCATACGACCGAATGTTGGCTACCCTGCAGGGTGTTGAAGCCGTCAAGGCTGTCCTTGAAGCTACACCAGAGACTGAGACTCCTTTCATCGCTATTAACGAGAACAAGATTGTTCGCAAGCCTCTAATGCAAGCTGTTGCCGAAACCAAAGAGCtcgccaaggctgttgacGCCAAAGACTTCGAGAAGGCCATGTCCCTTCGTGATGCCGAGTTCGCCGACCAATGGGGCTCGTATATGTTGACCACAAACGTCATGGTTGACGATTCCAAGCTGCCTGAGAAGGAC CGTATGCGAATTGGCTTCATCAATGTTGGTGCCCCTGCCGGTGGCATGAACGCTGCAGTACGTGCTGCTGTTGCGTACTGTCTTTCCAAGGGCCACGAGCCTCTGGCTATTCACAACGGTTTCGCTGGATTCGCACGACATCACGATGACAAGCCTATCGGCGCTGTCCGCCCATTCGACTGGCTCGAGGTTGACGGTTGGGCAAGCAAGGGTGGTTCCGAAATTGGTACAAACCGAGAGCTTCCTGGCGAGTCTGGCATGGAGTTGATCGCCAACCTGATCGAGGAGCACCACTTTGATGCTCTATtccttgttggtggtttCGAGGCCTTCCACTCCGTTTCACAAATGCGCAAGGCCAGGAAGGAATACCCTTCTCTGTGCATTCCCATGGTTATTCTCCCCgccaccatctccaacaacGTTCCCGGAACCGAGTATTCTCTGGGCTCAGATACCTGCTTGAACGAGCTTGTCAATTACTGTGACAAGATCAAGCAATCAGCGTCTGCTACCCGTCGTCGTGTCTTCGTTATTGAGACTCAGGGTGGTCGCTCAGGCTACATCGCTACCCTGGCTGGCCTGGATGTCGGTGCCTCCGCTGTCTATATCCCCGAGGAAGGCATCTCTCTTGAGATGCTCAACTCCGATGTTAACCACCTCAAGGAGGTtttcaagaaggacaagggcCAGTCCCGTGCTGGACGCCTGATCCTCGTAAATGAGAAGTCCAGCAAGGTCTAcaatgccaagctcattgcGGACATCATCCGTGAAGAGGCTCACGACCGGTTCGAGAGCCGAGAGAGTATTCCTGGTCACGTCCAACAGGGTGGTGTTCCTTCTGCTATGGATCGTTGCCGAGCTGTTCGTCTGGCCATCAAGTGCATCCAACATCTTGAGGGCTTTGGACGTAACGCTCACAACCACGTCAAGAGGGACCCCAAGAGTGCCTCTGTCATTGGTATTCAAGGCTCCGAGGTCGTGTTCAACGCaatggaggagctggaggagcaCGGCACAGATTGGCCCAACCGAAGACCTGCGACTGCCCACTGGTTGGGCCTGTCAGAGGTAGTAGATATGTTGGCTGGCCGTCCTGATTACCCTAAGCcggagaagagcttgacaggGTTGATCGCAAAGGACACAAAACGTGGTCTGTAG